ACTGGATTGTGCTCTTCATCTTTTGGGAGTTGGTGGGCGCCACCTCCTATCTCCTCATCGGCTTCTGGTATCAAAAGCCCTCGGCGGCCGAGGCCGGCAAGAAAGCCTTTATGGTCAACCGCGTGGCGGATTTCGGATTTCTTCTGGGCATCCTGCTGACCTGGTCCCTGGTGGGCCTGGCCACGGGCACCCCAAGCTTCAGCTTCGCAACCCAGGCCGCGATTTTACCCGAGGCCCTGCACCACGGCGCCGTCTCCGCTCACCTCCTGTCTATTGCCGCGGTGCTCCTCTTCTGCGGAGTGATCGGCAAAAGCGCGCAATTCCCGCTGCACGTGTGGCTCCCGGACGCCATGGAAGGCCCGACCCCGGTTTCGGCCCTGATCCACGCCGCCACCATGGTCGCAGCCGGCATCTATTTGCTGTGCCGTGCCTTTTACCTCTTTGCTGAAGTCCCGAATGTCCTGCACATTATCGCCTGGGTGGGCGGCATCACCGCCTTTGTGGCAGCCACGGTCGCTATCGTCCAGTTTGATATCAAACGCGTGCTCGCCTATTCCACGGTAAGCCAGCTCGGCTACATGGTGATGGCCGTGGGCCTGGGCGGCTACACGGCAGGCATGTTCCACCTGACCACACACGCCTTTTTCAAGGCCCTGCTCTTCTTAGGCTCGGGCAGCGTCATCCACGCCCTGCACACCCAAGACATGCGCGAGATGGGCGGGCTGATGAAAAAGCTACCCATCACCTCCTGGACCTTTTTGATCGGCACCTTGGCCCTGTGCGGCATCTTCCCGCTAAGCGGGTTCTGGTCCAAGGATGAAATCCTCACGCTGGCCGCTGCGCGGAATCTTCCTCTATATGTCATCGGCTCCCTCACCGCGGGCCTCACCGCCTTCTATATGGGCCGCCTCATCTTCATGACTTTCTTCGGCCAGGCGCGCTGGAAAAAGGCCCCGCACGAATCTCCGGCTGTAATGACGATCCCTCTGATATTCCTGGCCGTGCTCTCCGTGGTGGCCGGTTTCCTGGGCATCCCCAAGGTCCTGCACCACCATCACGGCGTGCATCTGGATTTCAATATGCGCGTGGCTCTGGTCTCGAGCCTTGTCGCAGTGGCCGGGCTCTTTCTGTCCTATCTCTATTACGGAAAAAAACAGCTCTCCGCAAAGGCCGCGGCCCAGCGCTTCCCGCGCCTGCACCGGCTTCTGGTCAACAAGTACTTCATGGACGAACTCTATCTTTGGATTGTGAAAAACGTTCAAGGCGGGATCGCCGTGCTGTTCACGCTCTTTGAAGAACGCGTGATCATCGGCACCATGGTCAACGGCACTGCCGCGCTCACCCGCTGGACCGGCGACCACTTGCGCAAGGTCCAAACCGGGCAACTCCAGACTTACGCGCTGATCATGACCGGCGGCGTCACAGCCCTGGTCTATATTCTGCTTTTGTTGAGGTAAACGATGGGTCCGATTAGTTGGATTTTATTCAGCCCTGTGATCGCCTTCTTTGTCCTGCTCTTGGTGCCGGGCAAAAGGCCGGATCTGGTGCGCCGCGTGGCCAGTATCGCCATGCTCATCGCCATGTGCCTGGGTCTCTATGTCATCAGCGCCTATGACCGCAGCGCCGCAGGCTATCAGTTCGTGGATTCCATTGCGTGGGTCCCCGTCATGGGCATTAATTTCACGCTGGGCGTTGACGGAATCAGCGCCGTCATGGTGCTGCTGACCACAATCCTGGGCTTTGCCGCAGTCCTCGTCTCCTATTCCATTCCCAGCCGCGTCAAAGAGCATTACCTCTTTCTGCTCATGCTCATCGCAGGAGTGACCGGCGTGTTCTCCACCATGGACATGTTCTTCTTCTATTTCTTTTACGAGCTCGTCCTGATCCCCATGTTCCCCTTGATCGGAATCTGGGGCAGCGGCGACAAGAACTACGCCACCATGAAGCTCACGCTCTACCTCACGCTGGGCGCGGTCCTGGCGCTGGTCGGACTCATCTACCTCTATAATGCAGCCGGGCTGAACACCTTTGACATCGTTGCCCTACAGGAGCATTTCAGGATCAACCCGCTGCCGAAACCGACCCAGGTCTGGCTCTTCCTGGTAATCCTCCTGGGCTTCGGCGTTTTGGTGCCGCTCTGGCCCTTTCATACCTGGTCCCCGGTCGGATACGCCGCAGCGCCGATTTCCACGAGCATGTTGCACGCCGGCGTGCTGAAAAAGCTCGGCGCCTATGCCCTGATCCGCCTGGCCATTCCCATCCTTCCTGTAGGCGCACAATTTTGGTTGCCCTTTGTCGCCTCGGTCTGCATTATGAATATCCTTTATTGCGGTTATGTGGCCATGACCCAAAAAGACCTGAAGTTCATCATCGGTTATTCCACGGCCAGTCACATGGGTTATTTCCTGCTGGGCCTGGCTTGCCTCAATCAAGTGGGCATGACGGGCGCCGTGCTCCTGATGTTCGCGCACGGAGTCATGGCAGCCCTGGCCTTTGCCTTGGTCGGGGCCTTTTACGACCAGATTCACACGCGCGATTTGCCGGATCTGGGAGGCATGGCCAAGAAAGCGCCCTTTGTGGCCACCTGTTTTGTCATCGCGGCCCTGGCCTCCGCAGGCTTGCCGGGATTTGCCAACTTCGTGTCCGAGCTCATGATCTTTGCGGCCGCTTGGGAGCATTACCGCATCCAGGCCGTGGCAGGGGTTTTCGGCATTGTGCTTACCGCGACTTATATGTTGCGCGCCGTGCGCACCGCATTCTTCGGCGAACTCTCTCCGAAGTGCAAGGACCTGCGGGACCGGCGCACAGCATTTGAAAGGCTCCCCTTCGTGATTCTGACTGTGGTCCTCCTGGCCGTGGGCGTGTGGCCGCGCTCCCTGGTGAGCGCGATTGAGCCCAGCACCGCGCGGCTCCTCGACATGGTGCATCAGCAAACCGCTCAGGTTGAGCTTGCGCAGACCCAAACGGGTCCGGAGGACCTGCCTTGAGATACCTCCCCCCGGACCTCAACCTCGGATTGCTCTGGC
Above is a genomic segment from Candidatus Omnitrophota bacterium containing:
- the nuoL gene encoding NADH-quinone oxidoreductase subunit L; this translates as MVTLLPWIILFAPLAAALIIMIFGLRHRTLSAVLAIGSLFLGFLLSAYLAWKGFSHSIHLPVESSVLWLQAGILNVSFGLIVDELSLMMALVVTGVSSAIFLYSAGYMEHDPGYTRYFGCLALFAFSMLGIVFAANWIVLFIFWELVGATSYLLIGFWYQKPSAAEAGKKAFMVNRVADFGFLLGILLTWSLVGLATGTPSFSFATQAAILPEALHHGAVSAHLLSIAAVLLFCGVIGKSAQFPLHVWLPDAMEGPTPVSALIHAATMVAAGIYLLCRAFYLFAEVPNVLHIIAWVGGITAFVAATVAIVQFDIKRVLAYSTVSQLGYMVMAVGLGGYTAGMFHLTTHAFFKALLFLGSGSVIHALHTQDMREMGGLMKKLPITSWTFLIGTLALCGIFPLSGFWSKDEILTLAAARNLPLYVIGSLTAGLTAFYMGRLIFMTFFGQARWKKAPHESPAVMTIPLIFLAVLSVVAGFLGIPKVLHHHHGVHLDFNMRVALVSSLVAVAGLFLSYLYYGKKQLSAKAAAQRFPRLHRLLVNKYFMDELYLWIVKNVQGGIAVLFTLFEERVIIGTMVNGTAALTRWTGDHLRKVQTGQLQTYALIMTGGVTALVYILLLLR
- a CDS encoding NADH-quinone oxidoreductase subunit M yields the protein MGPISWILFSPVIAFFVLLLVPGKRPDLVRRVASIAMLIAMCLGLYVISAYDRSAAGYQFVDSIAWVPVMGINFTLGVDGISAVMVLLTTILGFAAVLVSYSIPSRVKEHYLFLLMLIAGVTGVFSTMDMFFFYFFYELVLIPMFPLIGIWGSGDKNYATMKLTLYLTLGAVLALVGLIYLYNAAGLNTFDIVALQEHFRINPLPKPTQVWLFLVILLGFGVLVPLWPFHTWSPVGYAAAPISTSMLHAGVLKKLGAYALIRLAIPILPVGAQFWLPFVASVCIMNILYCGYVAMTQKDLKFIIGYSTASHMGYFLLGLACLNQVGMTGAVLLMFAHGVMAALAFALVGAFYDQIHTRDLPDLGGMAKKAPFVATCFVIAALASAGLPGFANFVSELMIFAAAWEHYRIQAVAGVFGIVLTATYMLRAVRTAFFGELSPKCKDLRDRRTAFERLPFVILTVVLLAVGVWPRSLVSAIEPSTARLLDMVHQQTAQVELAQTQTGPEDLP